A window from Candidatus Binataceae bacterium encodes these proteins:
- a CDS encoding DUF4410 domain-containing protein, producing MKSTIRRLSLPLLLIVLAGCATTTVSNQTPMVSGHVQRPNMIWVYPFVANPSEVPSDSSLSGQTSAPTKPMTAEEEQEGRELGAQIATQLVADINAMGMSATLAAPGSRPQIGDGVIRGYLVSVDNGGAAKRFIVGFGAGASELDTIVEGFAVTPTGWKKMGQGELNASGSKTPGMVAPAALAIATGNPIGVIVMGGMKVYGEASGRNTVEGRAKATADKIAAQLKIRFQARGWVS from the coding sequence ATGAAATCTACAATTCGTAGGCTTTCGCTGCCTTTATTGTTGATCGTCCTCGCCGGCTGTGCCACCACCACCGTCAGCAACCAGACGCCGATGGTCTCCGGCCACGTTCAGCGGCCGAACATGATCTGGGTTTACCCGTTCGTGGCAAATCCGTCGGAGGTGCCGTCGGATTCTTCGCTGAGTGGTCAGACGAGCGCGCCAACCAAACCGATGACCGCGGAGGAGGAACAGGAAGGCCGCGAGCTCGGCGCTCAGATTGCCACACAGCTGGTCGCCGACATCAATGCGATGGGCATGTCTGCGACTCTCGCCGCACCCGGCTCGCGCCCGCAGATCGGAGACGGCGTCATCCGCGGTTATCTGGTTTCGGTTGACAACGGCGGCGCGGCCAAGCGCTTCATCGTCGGATTCGGCGCCGGTGCATCGGAACTCGACACTATCGTCGAAGGCTTCGCGGTGACTCCAACCGGATGGAAAAAAATGGGGCAGGGCGAGCTCAACGCGTCGGGCAGCAAAACTCCCGGCATGGTCGCGCCGGCGGCGCTCGCTATCGCGACCGGCAATCCCATCGGCGTGATCGTCATGGGCGGAATGAAAGTTTACGGCGAAGCGAGCGGCAGGAACACCGTCGAGGGACGCGCGAAGGCGACCGCCGACAAGATCGCGGCGCAGCTCAAGATCAGATTCCAGGCCCGCGGATGGGTGAGCTGA
- a CDS encoding CaiB/BaiF CoA-transferase family protein — protein MEEKGLLSGIRVIDCATYVAGPAAATIMSDFGAEVIKIERPEGDQWRNFSLLPGTAKSEHDWCWLLTARNKKSLGLDLSRPAGREVLNNLVKTADVFVTNYQTPILSKFHLTWDELRPLNERLIYAHITGYGDTGDDAEMPAFDAFAYWARSGLMMSVTGRDGTPGQARPGMGDHPTASALFGAIMLGLYKRERTGRGTKVSTSLMASGAWANGCDLQAKFCKAEFPQATPGAKHPANPLAGGYISADGKIVLLALLDPKNEFPRLCAGLGMPELATDEMFSTNAARTEHAAELHALLQSQFESRTLAELRKIFHEYDVKWSPIPLLDDVVADPQLRASQAVIDLDLPGGTIETINSPIFIEGSPKRKPAAAPAIGANTREVLADLGYSEGAIEAMIRSGAALATE, from the coding sequence GTGGAAGAAAAAGGTTTGCTGTCGGGAATTCGCGTGATCGATTGCGCGACGTATGTCGCCGGACCAGCGGCCGCGACGATCATGTCGGATTTCGGCGCCGAGGTGATCAAGATCGAACGGCCCGAGGGCGACCAGTGGCGCAACTTCTCGCTCCTGCCCGGCACCGCCAAGTCCGAACACGACTGGTGCTGGCTCCTTACCGCGCGCAACAAGAAAAGTCTCGGGCTCGATCTATCGCGGCCTGCCGGGCGCGAGGTGCTGAACAATCTCGTCAAGACGGCCGACGTATTCGTCACCAATTACCAGACACCGATCCTGAGCAAGTTCCATCTGACGTGGGATGAGCTGCGGCCGCTCAACGAGCGCCTCATCTACGCGCATATCACCGGCTACGGCGACACCGGCGACGATGCCGAGATGCCGGCCTTCGATGCGTTCGCATACTGGGCGCGCTCGGGCCTGATGATGAGCGTGACCGGGCGCGACGGCACTCCGGGTCAGGCGCGGCCGGGCATGGGCGACCATCCCACGGCATCCGCGCTTTTCGGCGCGATCATGCTGGGGCTCTACAAGCGCGAGCGCACCGGCCGCGGCACGAAAGTCAGCACGTCGCTGATGGCAAGCGGCGCGTGGGCCAACGGATGCGACCTGCAGGCGAAGTTCTGCAAGGCCGAATTTCCGCAGGCGACACCCGGCGCGAAGCATCCGGCGAATCCGCTCGCGGGCGGATATATCAGCGCAGATGGCAAGATCGTGCTGCTCGCGCTGCTCGATCCGAAGAATGAATTTCCGCGGCTGTGCGCGGGCCTTGGGATGCCCGAGCTCGCGACCGACGAGATGTTCTCGACCAATGCAGCGCGCACCGAGCACGCAGCGGAGCTCCACGCGTTGCTGCAATCGCAGTTCGAATCGCGCACACTAGCCGAGCTGCGCAAGATCTTTCACGAGTACGACGTGAAGTGGTCGCCGATCCCGCTGCTCGACGATGTCGTGGCGGATCCGCAGCTGCGCGCCTCGCAGGCGGTGATCGATCTCGACTTGCCCGGCGGAACGATCGAGACCATCAACAGCCCGATCTTCATCGAGGGTAGCCCGAAGCGTAAGCCCGCGGCCGCTCCTGCGATCGGCGCGAACACGCGCGAAGTGCTGGCTGACCTCGGCTATTCCGAAGGCGCGATCGAAGCGATGATCAGGTCAGGCGCGGCGCTCGCGACCGAGTGA
- a CDS encoding CADD family putative folate metabolism protein → MSRDVIAILDEMTAERSLLRHPFYQAWTAGTLPLERLRHYAIRYYPHVEAFPRYLSALHSRCTNLATRQALLENLIEEERGTENHPELWLRFAEALGVSREAVTEAAPSPAARELVDAYLSVAATAPLAGGLAALYVYESQIPAIAIAKIDGLRTSYGISDERGLEFFAAHEQADQMHAETDAALIARHATSDADRLAAVYGADRALTALWSMLDSM, encoded by the coding sequence ATGTCGCGTGATGTTATCGCGATACTCGATGAGATGACCGCGGAGCGCAGCCTGCTGCGCCATCCGTTTTACCAGGCCTGGACGGCGGGCACGCTGCCGCTCGAGCGCCTGCGCCACTATGCGATTCGTTACTACCCGCACGTCGAGGCGTTCCCGCGCTATCTAAGTGCGCTTCACTCGCGATGCACCAATCTGGCGACGCGCCAGGCGCTGCTGGAAAACCTGATCGAGGAAGAGCGCGGCACGGAAAACCATCCCGAGCTGTGGCTGCGCTTCGCCGAGGCGCTCGGTGTGTCACGCGAAGCGGTGACCGAGGCTGCGCCATCGCCCGCCGCGCGTGAACTGGTCGATGCCTATTTGAGTGTTGCGGCGACGGCGCCGCTCGCGGGCGGACTCGCCGCGCTTTACGTCTATGAATCGCAGATTCCCGCAATTGCGATCGCCAAGATCGACGGCCTGCGCACGTCATACGGAATCAGCGACGAACGCGGGCTTGAGTTCTTCGCCGCTCACGAGCAGGCGGATCAGATGCACGCCGAAACCGATGCGGCGTTGATCGCGCGTCACGCGACGAGCGATGCCGATCGCCTGGCCGCGGTCTACGGCGCCGATCGCGCGCTCACCGCGCTGTGGTCGATGCTCGACTCGATGTGA
- a CDS encoding amidase: MIDPFIEATELRALVLKHELRPREVAEFFLARVEKLNPQLGAFITITPERALADADRLEKLSRDEAAKLPLFGVPYSLKDLLWTKEIRTTFGSKNFENWHAPQDADLAIRLANSGGILLGKTSTPEFGLRPTTEGGLCPPARNPWNPEYTSGGSSGGAASAVASGMHPVAQGSDGGGSIRIPCACCGLFGIKPSRGRVTFAPEKAEGWGGLSTMGPIARSVRDGALMFDAMVGSADGDFYRAPAPARPFVDALKTLPSKLRFAAITKSVLGVADSEVLGAFESACATMRELGHTIEPIELDPSLINRYTRTVIGSSVSALQIENPDLLDPVVRASYDWGKKISAAEYLRALASLQNLAREIVQALIPYDALLTPTLTRPPMRVGTLPSSIEAAADEIYSWNAFLFPYNSTGQPAVSIPCGFTKSGLPLAFQVVGRPYDEAGLISIAAQFEEARPFQQNRPPIG; encoded by the coding sequence ATGATCGATCCATTTATCGAAGCAACGGAACTGCGCGCGCTCGTTCTGAAGCACGAGCTGCGGCCGCGCGAGGTCGCCGAGTTTTTTCTCGCGCGCGTCGAAAAGCTGAATCCGCAACTTGGCGCGTTTATCACGATCACGCCCGAGCGCGCGCTGGCCGACGCCGACCGTCTCGAAAAACTCAGCCGCGACGAAGCGGCGAAGCTGCCGCTCTTCGGCGTTCCCTATTCACTCAAGGATTTGCTCTGGACCAAAGAGATCCGCACGACGTTCGGCTCGAAGAACTTCGAGAACTGGCATGCGCCGCAGGATGCCGACCTGGCGATCCGGCTCGCCAATTCCGGCGGGATCCTACTCGGCAAAACCAGCACGCCCGAGTTCGGTCTGCGCCCGACGACAGAAGGCGGGCTCTGCCCACCGGCGCGCAACCCGTGGAATCCTGAATACACCTCGGGCGGTTCGAGCGGCGGAGCGGCCTCTGCCGTCGCATCCGGGATGCATCCTGTTGCGCAGGGCAGCGACGGCGGCGGATCGATTCGCATCCCGTGCGCGTGCTGCGGCCTGTTCGGCATCAAGCCGTCGCGCGGCCGCGTCACGTTCGCGCCGGAGAAGGCCGAAGGATGGGGTGGGCTCTCGACGATGGGTCCGATCGCGCGCTCGGTTCGCGATGGCGCGCTGATGTTCGATGCGATGGTGGGATCGGCTGACGGCGATTTTTATCGCGCGCCTGCGCCGGCGCGGCCGTTCGTCGACGCTCTGAAGACCCTCCCAAGTAAACTTCGCTTCGCCGCGATCACGAAGTCAGTTCTCGGCGTCGCCGATTCCGAAGTGCTGGGCGCGTTCGAATCCGCATGCGCGACGATGCGCGAGTTGGGTCACACGATTGAGCCAATCGAGCTCGATCCAAGTCTCATCAATCGGTATACGCGCACCGTGATCGGCTCGTCGGTCTCGGCGCTCCAAATCGAAAATCCCGACCTGCTCGATCCCGTCGTGCGCGCGAGTTACGACTGGGGCAAGAAAATCAGCGCGGCTGAATATCTGCGCGCGCTTGCCAGCCTTCAGAACCTGGCGCGCGAGATCGTGCAGGCTCTGATTCCGTACGACGCGTTGCTCACCCCGACCCTCACGCGGCCGCCGATGAGAGTCGGCACGCTGCCGTCGTCGATCGAAGCGGCGGCCGACGAAATCTACTCGTGGAACGCATTCCTGTTCCCCTACAACTCGACTGGCCAGCCCGCGGTCTCGATTCCGTGCGGCTTCACGAAAAGCGGCCTGCCGCTGGCGTTCCAGGTCGTGGGCCGGCCCTATGACGAAGCCGGTTTGATCTCGATCGCGGCGCAGTTCGAGGAGGCGCGCCCTTTCCAGCAGAATCGGCCTCCGATTGGCTGA
- a CDS encoding amidase — protein MLSPWISASELRELVIKREVSPREVADFFIARTEKLNPRLGAFMTIAPQHAAADAERIAKMSPEQARQCPLYGVAYSLKDLTWTKDLRTTMGSKNYENFIPPVDTDYVVKLRNAGGILLGKTATPEFGGRPTTEGGLCPPARNPWNLAHTAGGSSGGAAAAVAAGLGPLAEGSDGGGSIRIPSACCGVVGLKPSRGRISYSPIAGEAWAGFATSGSIGRTVKDVAIMLDVMHGPTIGDPYWAPAPATTFEAAVLAPPPRKLRIGMIAKTSTAKVDPETVAALESAAKTFESMGHRVEPLDVDPAAILADAVSRLIVAGVASTPVENPELMDPVVRATWQAGQNVTASEYINVVMQMHNLAREVIQKLHPYDAIITPTLSRPAVKLGSLPSSPEKFEELFEWLPFTFPFNATGQPAFSLPNGFSKDGLPIGLQIVGRPADELTIIGLAAQFEQARPWKDKHPQLD, from the coding sequence ATGCTTAGTCCATGGATCAGCGCCAGCGAGTTGCGCGAACTCGTAATCAAAAGAGAAGTCAGCCCACGCGAGGTCGCAGATTTTTTCATCGCGCGCACGGAAAAGCTCAATCCCAGGCTCGGCGCCTTCATGACGATCGCGCCGCAGCATGCCGCGGCCGACGCCGAGCGAATCGCGAAGATGAGCCCCGAGCAGGCGCGCCAATGCCCGCTCTACGGCGTCGCTTATTCGCTCAAAGATCTCACGTGGACCAAAGATCTCCGCACCACGATGGGGTCGAAGAACTACGAGAATTTCATCCCGCCGGTCGATACCGATTACGTCGTGAAGCTCCGCAATGCAGGCGGGATCCTGCTCGGCAAGACCGCGACGCCGGAGTTCGGCGGGCGTCCGACGACCGAAGGCGGGCTATGCCCACCGGCTCGTAATCCGTGGAACCTGGCGCACACCGCGGGAGGATCAAGCGGCGGCGCTGCCGCTGCCGTAGCCGCGGGCCTCGGGCCGCTCGCTGAGGGCAGCGACGGCGGCGGCTCGATTCGGATCCCGTCGGCGTGCTGTGGCGTCGTCGGCCTCAAGCCATCGCGCGGCCGAATCAGCTATTCGCCGATTGCGGGCGAGGCGTGGGCGGGATTCGCCACCTCGGGTTCGATCGGCCGCACCGTGAAAGACGTCGCAATCATGCTCGATGTCATGCACGGCCCGACGATCGGCGATCCTTACTGGGCGCCTGCCCCTGCGACCACGTTCGAGGCGGCAGTCTTGGCGCCGCCGCCGCGTAAGCTGCGTATCGGCATGATCGCGAAAACCTCAACCGCCAAAGTCGATCCTGAAACCGTCGCCGCGCTCGAGTCCGCCGCCAAGACCTTCGAGTCGATGGGCCATCGCGTCGAGCCGCTCGACGTCGATCCGGCCGCGATTCTCGCCGATGCCGTCTCGCGTCTCATTGTGGCAGGCGTCGCCTCGACTCCTGTCGAGAATCCCGAACTGATGGACCCGGTCGTGCGCGCCACGTGGCAAGCCGGACAAAACGTCACTGCGAGCGAGTACATCAACGTTGTGATGCAAATGCATAATCTCGCGCGCGAGGTCATCCAGAAGTTGCATCCCTACGACGCGATTATCACGCCGACGCTGTCGCGGCCCGCGGTGAAGCTCGGCAGCCTGCCGTCGAGCCCCGAGAAGTTCGAGGAGCTGTTCGAATGGCTGCCGTTCACGTTCCCATTCAACGCCACCGGTCAGCCGGCGTTCTCGCTGCCGAATGGATTTTCGAAAGATGGTCTGCCGATCGGGCTGCAGATTGTCGGGCGTCCCGCCGACGAGCTGACGATCATCGGGCTCGCCGCGCAGTTCGAGCAGGCGCGCCCGTGGAAGGACAAGCATCCGCAACTTGATTAA
- a CDS encoding MBL fold metallo-hydrolase produces the protein MAEAPPKIEVGEFTIAFLSDGLWRNDGGCMFGVVPRELWKRDYPPDEQNRIRLNLTCPLIMKGSDAILVDTGIGNRLTETERKIFAHRDGWLPDHLRALGMEAGDITHVVASHLHFDHCGGAIRRRASGVLETSFPRARFIVQKGELDTVAHPNERLRGAYRHADEILATVRDQVEAIEGDLEIVPGVRAIVTGGHTHDHQVVVVSGGGQGFVHLADIVPTRSHMRGAWNQSYDLDALRTMEQKAHYLGRAVERGWWLSFAHDDQAFAAKVQSNNGRLALGETVAVPARMYDQAEASAT, from the coding sequence ATGGCTGAAGCTCCTCCCAAAATCGAGGTCGGCGAATTCACGATCGCGTTTCTGAGCGATGGCCTCTGGCGCAACGACGGCGGATGCATGTTCGGCGTCGTGCCGCGCGAGTTGTGGAAGCGCGATTATCCGCCCGACGAGCAGAATCGCATCCGGCTCAACCTCACCTGCCCGCTAATCATGAAAGGCAGCGACGCGATTCTGGTCGATACGGGAATCGGCAACCGGCTGACCGAGACGGAGCGCAAGATCTTCGCCCATCGCGACGGATGGCTGCCAGATCATCTGCGCGCGCTCGGCATGGAGGCGGGCGACATCACCCACGTCGTCGCGTCGCATCTTCATTTCGATCATTGCGGCGGCGCGATCCGGCGGCGCGCGTCGGGCGTGCTCGAAACGTCGTTTCCACGCGCCCGCTTCATCGTGCAGAAAGGCGAGCTCGACACCGTCGCGCATCCCAACGAACGCTTGCGCGGCGCCTATCGTCACGCCGACGAGATTCTCGCGACGGTGCGCGATCAAGTCGAGGCGATCGAAGGTGACCTGGAGATTGTTCCCGGCGTGCGAGCGATCGTGACTGGCGGACATACTCACGATCACCAGGTTGTGGTGGTGAGCGGCGGCGGCCAGGGCTTCGTGCATCTGGCGGATATCGTGCCGACCAGGTCGCACATGCGCGGCGCGTGGAATCAGTCCTACGATCTCGATGCGCTGCGGACGATGGAGCAGAAGGCCCACTATCTAGGTCGCGCTGTGGAGCGCGGATGGTGGCTATCGTTCGCTCACGATGACCAGGCGTTCGCAGCGAAAGTCCAGAGCAACAACGGGCGGCTGGCGCTGGGCGAAACGGTGGCGGTGCCCGCGCGGATGTACGATCAAGCAGAAGCCTCGGCTACCTGA
- a CDS encoding endonuclease domain-containing protein, with product MSKSLRRRMTPQEQKLWAALRRNALNGLHFCRQQVIADFIVDFYYDAARLVLELDSASHDLHAQRDRRRDFTLKSLGIRVLRIPNESIERDFDSIVDWIESEATKRKSGIQPNPQPLPASGRGARSSP from the coding sequence ATGTCCAAGTCGCTGCGAAGGCGGATGACGCCGCAAGAGCAAAAGCTCTGGGCCGCGCTCAGGCGAAATGCCCTCAATGGCCTTCACTTCTGTCGACAACAAGTGATCGCCGACTTCATCGTTGATTTTTACTACGATGCAGCTCGGCTCGTGCTCGAATTAGATTCGGCTTCGCACGATCTTCATGCGCAGCGTGATCGACGCCGCGATTTCACGCTCAAGAGTCTTGGAATTCGCGTCCTTCGGATTCCGAACGAAAGCATCGAGCGGGACTTCGATTCGATTGTGGATTGGATCGAGAGCGAAGCGACGAAGCGGAAATCGGGCATCCAACCTAACCCCCAGCCCCTTCCCGCATCGGGAAGGGGAGCCAGAAGCTCGCCCTAG